A window of the Patescibacteria group bacterium genome harbors these coding sequences:
- a CDS encoding carbohydrate kinase family protein, whose product MPIKKLDILTIGGATRDIIFYTDEGQVANNKKDPTRQRLVCFEQGAKINIEEAYFSTGGGACNTAVAFSRLGLKTITIACIGDDKEGEKVKEDLKTEGVDTSFVQVNKDGATGFSFIAITRSHEQEHAAFLYRGANNGLDISKDDLKKANSKWVYLSSLTGADWQSILKTIISYVQKSKFPPGGWRKRSGTKLAWNPGSTQLEGGKKILDKFLRLTDVLILNQDEAIELVLSDKTIGKPNSHIKKAEYLLETIYGWGVGMVVITAGEKGVYAYDGDKLYHKRARKTKAVDTTGAGDAFGSSFIAGLHLYNNIEKALKLALINSASVVAEIGTQKGLLRLSDIKKLGSNL is encoded by the coding sequence ATGCCTATCAAGAAACTTGACATTCTAACAATCGGCGGGGCTACCCGGGATATTATTTTTTATACTGACGAGGGTCAGGTAGCGAATAATAAAAAAGACCCAACCCGTCAAAGGTTGGTTTGTTTTGAGCAGGGAGCCAAGATTAATATTGAGGAAGCTTATTTTTCCACTGGCGGCGGAGCTTGCAATACCGCCGTGGCTTTTTCGCGATTAGGGCTAAAAACCATTACTATTGCCTGCATTGGAGATGATAAGGAAGGTGAAAAAGTAAAAGAGGATTTAAAAACCGAGGGAGTTGATACATCATTTGTTCAAGTTAATAAGGATGGGGCCACTGGGTTTTCTTTTATCGCCATAACCCGTAGCCACGAGCAAGAACACGCGGCTTTTTTGTATCGAGGAGCTAACAACGGCCTAGACATCAGTAAGGACGATTTAAAGAAAGCCAATAGTAAGTGGGTGTATTTGTCGTCTTTAACCGGGGCGGATTGGCAATCAATTTTAAAAACTATTATTTCCTATGTTCAAAAATCAAAATTTCCGCCTGGTGGTTGGCGGAAACGGTCAGGCACTAAGCTGGCCTGGAATCCTGGCAGTACTCAACTTGAAGGTGGAAAGAAAATTTTAGATAAATTTTTGCGTTTAACAGATGTTTTAATTTTAAATCAGGACGAGGCGATAGAGTTGGTGCTTTCTGACAAAACCATTGGCAAACCAAATTCTCACATTAAAAAAGCCGAATATTTATTAGAAACGATTTATGGCTGGGGTGTTGGCATGGTAGTTATCACGGCTGGAGAAAAAGGAGTTTATGCGTATGACGGTGACAAACTTTATCATAAAAGAGCGCGCAAGACAAAAGCGGTTGATACCACTGGTGCCGGCGATGCTTTTGGTTCGTCGTTTATAGCTGGCCTGCATTTGTATAATAATATTGAAAAAGCTTTAAAATTGGCATTGATAAATAGCGCTTCGGTGGTGGCGGAGATTGGGACGCAGAAGGGACTTCTAAGGTTGTCAGATATTAAAAAGTTGGGAAGTAATTTATAG